From one Triticum urartu cultivar G1812 chromosome 3, Tu2.1, whole genome shotgun sequence genomic stretch:
- the LOC125549242 gene encoding nascent polypeptide-associated complex subunit alpha-like protein 1, whose translation MTAAELLRAQLEEQSIERDEPILEDDDDDDEYDDEDEDEKDDHDVEGGDASGRSRQSRSEKKSRKAMEKLGLKVITGVNHVTIKKSKTVTFVLSKPDVFKSSHSETYVIIGEIKFEDLNTELQTQAAEQFKAPGPSRVNSKGEPSVAAVQDDEEVDETGVDKKDVELVMMQASVSRSRAVEALKAADGDIVSAIMELTN comes from the exons ATGACGGCCGCCGAGCTGCTCCGCGCCCAGCTCGAGGAGCAGAGCATCGAG CGAGATGAGCCTATCCTTGaggatgatgacgacgacgatgaatacgatgatgaggatgaggatgaaaAAGATGATCATGATGTTGAGG GAGGTGATGCTAGTGGAAGATCTAGGCAGTCAAGGAGTGAGAAGAAGAGCAGGAAAGCAATGGAGAAGCTTGGCCTGAAGGTCATTACTGGTGTGAACCATGTAACTATCAAAAAGAGCAAGACC GTTACATTTGTCCTCTCCAAGCCAGATGTCTTCAAGAGCTCACACTCAGAAACCTATGTCATTATCGGGGAGATCAAGTTCGAGGACCTGAACACTGAGCTGCAGACACAAGCGGCAGAGCAGTTCAAGGCGCCGGGCCCGAGCAGGGTCAATTCAAAGGGTGAGCCGTCCGTGGCAGCAGTCCAAGATGACGAGGAGGTCGACGAGACGGGCGTTGACAAGAAGGACGTCGAGCTCGTGATGATGCAGGCCTCTGTGTCGAGATCCAGGGCTGTGGAGGCACTCAAGGCTGCGGATGGCGACATCGTCAGCGCCATCATGGAGTTGACTAACTAG